AGTGTTGGACTCAAATGAAAAGATCGAGAACTTTCAGACGAACGACCCCTGGGGCATAGGCATGACCTTAACGGCAATGGCCGTCGTCTTTGCGGGGCTGATCGTACTCTACTTCCTCTTCAAACAAGTCGGACGCATCGCTATCCATGCCAGTCGTCGACGCTCCGAGAAGGCCGGTATGACCGGTGTCGCCGTCAAGAGCAGCGGACAGGAGTCGGGCGAAATTTTTGCCGCTATTGCATTGGCACTCTACGAAGTGTCTGAGGATACCCACGATATTGAGAGCACGGTGCTTACCATGAGTAAGGTGGCGCGTCGATACTCTCCGTGGAACTCTAAAATCTATGGATTAAGGAACCTCCCCGCGAGGCGATAACTCACAGGTTAGTCATCGCATCTGCGGTACACATACACCACTTTTATCATCCTCTCAAATGAAACAATTCAAGTATATCATCAATGGCAACATCTACAACGTCTCCGTCAACCAAGTGGAGGACACCACGGCCGAGGTCGAAGTGAACGGCACTCCCTACAAGGTGAAGATGGATAAGCCAGCCAAGAAAGAATTTGTCACCATCAAGCGTCCTGCACAAGCACCCACCACAACCACAGGCGCACCCGTAGTCAACCGACACGCTGCCGAAACCTCGGCCGCCGCCCTCAAGTCGCCACTACCGGGCGTTATCCTGACCGTCGACTGTAAGGTGGGCGACACCGTCAAGCGTGGGCAAAAGCTCTTCGTGCTCGAAGCTATGAAGATGGAAAACATCATCCCCTCCGATCGTGACGGCCAAATCGTAGAGATCAAGGTTGGCAAGGGCGACTCCGTCCTGGAGGGCGCCGATCTGGTAATCATCAAATAATACAGCGGCACAATGCATGAGAATTTCTTGACATTCTTGGGAGAGAACATGCAGACGTTCCTCTCCTTCACCGGATTCGCCAACGCCACCTGGGGCCATATCATCATGCTCCTCGTTGGCTTGGTCTTCATCTTTCTGGCCATCAAGTACGAGTTCGAGCCGATGCTACTTATCCCCATCGGATTCGGCATTTTGATCGGCAATATCCCCTTCAAAGACGCCGGATTGCAGATCGGTATCTATGAGGAAGGCTCCGTGCTCAACATCCTCTACCAGGGTGTCAAGCAGGGCTGGTATCCGCCGCTCATCTTCCTCGGTATCGGGGCCATGACCGACTTCTCGGCGCTGATCTCCAACCCCAAGCTGATCCTCATCGGGGCCGCCGCACAGTTCGGCATCTTCGGCGCCTATATTGTCGCCCTACAGTTCGGTTTTGATCCCAGCCAGGCCGGTGCCATCGGTATCATCGGCGGAGCAGACGGCCCCACGGCCATCTTCCTCTCCTCTAAGCTCGCCCCTAACCTCATGGGCGCCATCGCCGTTTCGGCTTACTCCTATATGGCCCTCGTGCCCATTATCCAGCCTCCCTTCATGCGCCTCTTCACCACGAAGAAGGAGCGCGTGATCCGTATGAAGCCGCCCCGCGTGGTGTCGCAAACGGAAAAGATCGTCTTCCCCATCATCGGCCTCTTGCTGACGGCATTCCTTGTACCCTCGGGGCTACCCCTGCTCGGTATGCTCTTCTTCGGCAACCTGCTGAAGGAAAGTGGCGTCACCCGCCGCTTGGCTGAGGCGGCTCGTGGACCGATCATCGACATCGTCACCATCCTGCTCGGTGTCACCGTCGGAGCCTCCACGCAGGCTACGGAGTTCCTCCGCTTCCAGTCGGTGCAGATCTTCATCCTGGGCGCCTTCTCGTTTATGGTAGCCACCAGCGCCGGTGTACTCTTCGTGAAGTTCTTCAACCTCTTCCTCAAGGAAGGCAACAAGATCAACCCCCTGATCGGTAACGCTGGCGTGTCGGCCGTGCCTGACTCTGCACGCATCTCGCAAAACCTCGGTCTGGAATACGATCCGGGCAACTATCTGCTCATGCACGCCATGGGTCCGAACGTAGCCGGAGTGATCGGATCGGCCGTGGCCGCAGGCGTACTGTTAGGCTTCCTCGGTGCGAGTTGAAAGGAGGCCGTTTCTACGCGATCATAACCAGTCTTTGTTCATAGCATCTTGGGCTAAGAAGCTGTTTTGAATTAAACTCCTTGGGAGCCGGACGTTGACAAACGCCCGGCTCTTTTCATAGCCCATTTATCATCTTACCCCTAATCATTTCACACAAATGGCAACAAACATCCAATGCATCGGCGTCTTGACCTCTGGCGGTGACGCTCCGGGCATGAACGCCGCCATCCGGGCCGTCACCCGTACGGCTATCGCCAACGGCATCATCGTAAAAGGCATCTACCGCGGCTATCGCGGACTGATCACGAACGAGATCACCTCGCTCGAAACCCAAAGCGTCAGCAACATCATCCAGCGTGGTGGCACCATCCTCAAGACCGCCCGCTGCGACGAGTTCCGTACCCCCGAGGGCCGACGTCAGGCCCACGACGTGATCGTCGAACACGGCATCGAAGCCCTCGTCGTCATCGGTGGCGACGGCAGCCTGCATGGCGCTCGCGATTTCGCTCAGGAGCACAACTTCCCCATCATCGGCCTGCCCGGTACGATCGACAACGACCTCTCCGGCACCGACGTCACCATC
The sequence above is drawn from the Tannerella serpentiformis genome and encodes:
- a CDS encoding acetyl-CoA carboxylase biotin carboxyl carrier protein, translating into MKQFKYIINGNIYNVSVNQVEDTTAEVEVNGTPYKVKMDKPAKKEFVTIKRPAQAPTTTTGAPVVNRHAAETSAAALKSPLPGVILTVDCKVGDTVKRGQKLFVLEAMKMENIIPSDRDGQIVEIKVGKGDSVLEGADLVIIK
- a CDS encoding sodium ion-translocating decarboxylase subunit beta; the protein is MHENFLTFLGENMQTFLSFTGFANATWGHIIMLLVGLVFIFLAIKYEFEPMLLIPIGFGILIGNIPFKDAGLQIGIYEEGSVLNILYQGVKQGWYPPLIFLGIGAMTDFSALISNPKLILIGAAAQFGIFGAYIVALQFGFDPSQAGAIGIIGGADGPTAIFLSSKLAPNLMGAIAVSAYSYMALVPIIQPPFMRLFTTKKERVIRMKPPRVVSQTEKIVFPIIGLLLTAFLVPSGLPLLGMLFFGNLLKESGVTRRLAEAARGPIIDIVTILLGVTVGASTQATEFLRFQSVQIFILGAFSFMVATSAGVLFVKFFNLFLKEGNKINPLIGNAGVSAVPDSARISQNLGLEYDPGNYLLMHAMGPNVAGVIGSAVAAGVLLGFLGAS